The nucleotide sequence ttagctaccattgttcacagcTGTTCTGCCGTTActgcaagctctcgggacatttaATTACTGCCTGTCCTACTCGTCCACCACATCCTGATCCACTCAAGTTTCATCCTCGTCCCACCTTTTCCACGGTTGTGCCTGCTTCTGCTGTTGCTGCTACTACTGAATCTACCACCTCTGCACCTTTCAGCCCATCTCCTACCTCTCTATTTGATATTGCGTCTCTTCTTCAGCATTTTCTCTCCGtttctggtaatacccctgcTGCTTTTTCGACCCttccaggtaattctaaatggtaatTTGACTCGGATTGCTTTAATCATATGTCTCCGTTGCGTAATATTTTTTCGTCCctgtctaccactacaaatgTACCTTCTGTTAATACTGCAAATGGCTCCCTCTTACACGCAACACACAAGAGTTCTATATCCCAGTCAactcttaatcttcctgatacttattatattGCCTGTTGaaaataagtagtatgaccacaatccaatcaatcacgtgtcaaataatttgttattgttattatattaaaatgttaatataataacgtccttgattaaatttagagatttatcattgtgatagtgatcacaatattgagagataaatattttataatttaatctaaattgttcttggtcataggatatTTCttaatttagatcagatgtccattggtcaaggagttgacagcaaaggttggtctcggtgtggatacgcatagcgccttcgtaccatcgaagaagaaaaaagatttttactagcgtactcaggtatttagatctgatctactatatattgtatattattggaataaagtttaagcataaaatagatctttaggattactttattttcttccgctgcgtgggTTATGAACACATAGTAATCCTACATTGccaaattaaactttaatcttatttctgttggtcaacttgttgatctgggttttgatgtcactttttccatttctggttgtcgtgtacaggatcctCGAACAGGacaaatcatcgggactggacgtaaggtcggaaggttgtttgaactcgagaatcttcatattcctcctgtaccaaatctctgtgctgcttcttctccttctacccttcacttatggcatcaataccttgcccacacctccttaagaaaattgcgtcctcttgtgtctcagggtattttggatcaggttccaaatgaatcttttgattgtatttcttgtcaaactgccaaacaacttgctttatcttttcacaataattcctctcttgcttgctctccttttgatctcattcactctgatgtttggggctCCGCTCCCATTGCTTCTATGGGcggagctcgatactttgtcatttttattgatgattattcacgttttacttgggtttatttgatgactaatcgccatgagttacctcagatctatatcaactttgctactatgattaaaactcagttttccaaggtcattaatGTTCTCcgacgtgataatgctatggaataccatGATTCTAAACTCTTAACCTTTCTTGCATAACagggtactttgtctgagttttcttgtcttggtacgtctcaacaaaatggcAGAGTTGAATGCAAACACTGTCACATTCTTGACACCGTCCGTGcaatgcttctttcttcttcgtgtcctaAGCGTACTTAAggtgaagctgttcttactgctgttcatgttatTAATAGACTCCATTCTTCAgttcttggtaatgttactccctttgagcgtctttatcatacctccCCAGATTATAGCTCTCTTTCGAGTTTTCGGTTGtgtatgttttgttcttcttcagcctcatgaatatagtaaacttgaacctcgggctcgtatgtgttgtttccttggttatggcactgaacacaagggttatcgttgttggtatcctctctctaaacgtattcttatatctcgtcatgttgtcttctgggaaCATCACATGTTTTCTCGGTTCTCATCATTTGAGTCCATTCCTCCTACTCAGTCACCTTTTTTCACTGActccaatgttgatcttttttctagtgatgattctacaggttctatctcgagtgaccctccacagcctcctgttcttccgccttctccatctcccgatgattccagaccgGACGATGATCCTGCTCCTACCATCATGCCTCTTCCTCccactcgttcttctagggtaagaaatccacctcctcatcttcttgattatcattatttttctactatccttcatcaacatgaacctaagtcattcagagaagcctccacaaatccacattggcaacaagcaatgcaggaagaaatacaagcacttgaaaaagtacacacttgggatttggttgatcctccttctaatCAGGAAGTTGTGGAAAGCatatgggtatacaagatcaagactcgctttgatggttctattgaccgttataaggcacgATTGGTTGCTCAGGGTTGTACGCAAGAATATGGTATTGACTACGAAGAAACTTTTGCTTCTGTTGCTCGGCTCACATCTGTTCGAGCTCTTCTTGCTATTGCTGCAGTTAAAAAATGGTCTCTTAGTCAAATAGACGTGAAGAATGCATTCcttaatggagatttgaaaaagacgGTCTATATGAAACCCCCTCCAGTTATCCTTGTCCTTATAGCAaagtttgtctccttcgcaaggcactttatggacttaagcaagctcctcgtgaatggtttgacaagttcagcactaccatatgcaaTCTTGGTTTCAGTTGtagccctcatgagaatgctctcttcattcgtaaaagcgaacgtggagttgttcttctacttctgtatgttgatgacatgatcattactggagatgatattgatggtatctctgatctcaagggATCCCTTCAGTgtacttttgagatgaaagatcttggttctctcagctacTTTCTTGGTCTAGAAGTCATATCcaccgatgatggcatctatctctctcaggctaaATATGCTTCAGATCTCCTTGCTTGAGCTGgaattacagatagtcgcactgaaCCTACTCCTCTCGAGCCTAATATTCGATTTActcctatggatggcactgttcTGGATAATCATACTCTTTATCGACAGCTAGTTAGCGGACTCGTCTACTTaactgtcacccgaccagacatcaCCTATCCGGTTCATATTTTTAGCCaattcttgtcagctcctcgtactactcactatgcggcagtttttcgcattcttcgctacatcaaaggtaCCCTATtccatggcctttatttttctgcccattcttCTTTATCCCCTCAGGCATACTCAGATgttgattgggctggtgatcctaCTAATCGTCGTTCCACTactggttattgtttgtttcttggtGACTCTTTCATTTCTTGGCGAGCTAAGAAGCAAACATTCACtgccaatgttctgaaaaccggaccagaccggccggttcaaccggatTAACCGGGAACCGGTCATCTGGTCGGTCCGGTTGATGCCTGAAACCGTTCTGCAAAAAACTGGTCAAACCggtggttaaccggtgaaccggacGAACCGGACGGGTTTTTCAGAAGTCCGGTTTTGCCACCCTTATagaaaacggcgtcgttttttacggttaaaaaaaaaacaacgtTCAAAAGGCCCATAACCCACACCCACCCAATCCCTTCGAGCCTAAcgcctctctctccccttccaaCCCTAATTTCCTCAATGAGCTGAAGGCTGAAGACAGCAGGAACGCCTCCACTCCACCGTCCTTACTACTATCGGCACCGGCAGCGGCCACCAGTCGTTGCCACCATCACCACTCGAAGCTTCTGTCGCTATCGTCGTCATCGGGTGGTCCGTTTGAAGCTTCTGTCGCCCTCGTCGTCGGAAGGTCGGGGCATAGCTTCTGTCGTCACCCGCCTCTGTCCTGCCGAGCATCTCTATGCCACTTTaggttgtctctactttctctgcCTCAGTGAGTTTCttagttttttaattattttttttgataAACTCATAATGATATGAATCGCTGGCTTGCTGGAGTTGCTACAGAGTTCTTCAGtttttcaattaatattttttattctattaattatATGAATCACTGGCTTGCTGGAGTTGCTGCAGAGTTCTTtagtttttcaattaatttttttattctgttaaTTCTGCTACAGAATTGCTGTAATACTAAATACTGAATAGAATTTCAAAACCGTTTTTTCAGAACATTACTTCTGTCTCCATGATGTGCCAAATATTTGGCACATACCCTTCTATTGAAAGTAATTCTAACATTATTTTCTGTTTCActtgaatttttcttttgaatttattttctgttaatgGCTGAAAACTAGTGATCACATTATGGAATTCTATATTCTGTAATGTATTCTTCTAATAATCCTcctaattttgatataatttcaGATCCTGGATTTTGAATTCTGAATTAAATTTTGGTATAATTTTATAATGCTGAACAGAATTGAtataattttggattttgaattgcTGTAATTCTGAATTTTGCTGTAATTGCTGTAATGGCTGAGGTTTTATTTTACTGTAATTGTTGTAATGGCTGAAACATGAAGTTTGGTTTTAAGGGGCAGAGGATAGTTTGTTTTGCACATCTTGAAAAAATGTTGCTGCTGAGATTGGTTCATAGCTATTTCTAATTAATAATTTGACATTAATTGAGTGAGTTTTGTCTAGTTAAGTAATTATTGGTATTATTATTGATTGTTGGTGATTGTTGATTGAATATGGATATAGTATTTAACTATTTATGCCATGATTTCTTTTAGTTATAAATtgtgatttttgaatttgaatgtagaattttaatgatgagatgaGATATAGTTTAGTTAGTGGAGAggttatgaaattttaaattttattatcatatgaatgattgaatttaaattttaaaagatttatattatacttttaataattttattttatatttaatgaaaCCGGTTCGACTACGGTTCAACCACGGTTGGAccattgaaccattgaaccagtaacttgaccggttcaatgaccggttcggttctcgcaaccttgttcACTACTCGATCAAGTACCGAAGCTGAATATCGTGCCCttgctgacaccactgctgaagttatctcgattcgttggcttctcgCAGACTTGGGTGCTTCTCAATCATCCCcaactgatgttttttgtgacaaccgcagtgctattcagattgcccgtaatgatgtgtttcatgaacgcaccaaacacattgagattgattgtcactttgttcggcaacgtatccttattgatgctatTCGTCTCATCGCTGTTGGAACACTGGATCAGACTGCAGATATCTTCACAAAAGCTCATCATCCGACTCATTTCCGGACTCTGTTATCCAAACTCAAtatggtatccttagctcccacttgtgAGGAGGGATGTTAAGAGAATAATTAGAATCGAATcagatcaattagtatcatttgtatttatatagcatatctgtatattaattgtaggattctataccTTTATTACTTTGGTTCCTCTAGCAACTATATATACCCTTTGTACACTGTATTTTTTTTCAGACTAAATAATACACAAAACACTTTCTTTAATttggtctcttgtttctaacacatatttttttaatttgttaatttccACCTTAATTGTCTAAAATAATAATAGTGTCAAGTTATTATTTTCTTGGCCAAATATATATTAAACTAAATGAAAATAGAATTCCTTTAGCGATAAATTAGTTTTGTCCATCATTAACTGTTTTTAAtgttatattaaaattttaattctttCATGTATATTTTTGTGATCCAAaaattttttcatatatatttttgtctatttactaaaaaaaaaaaaatccctaCTAAACCACCAATCCACTCATATAAATAAAGGTGGATACTACAATgaagattttataattgtcttcatgtgAATATATTTCTTTTTTACTCTTGGATGATGGATTGTATGGTtagattttaatatttataaaagtgtTGTTTTTGTTTAAAGTGTGGGACGAACATAAAGAGGTGATTAAGGGCTTGGAAAAAGAGATTGCTAATTTGACCACTTCACTAGAGAATCAGTCACTTTCTTTGTTTGCTAGCATTGAGAATGAATTAACAAAGGTGATAATGGAGAGAGACCAACTACATGAAGAAGTTTGTATCTTGAATGATAAGCTTGAGATGGCTTCTTCATTGGCTGATGAAAAGGAAGCTATTGCTATGGAAGCTCGTCAGGTATCTATGTGCTGACCATGCTGGTTCTTTATACTTTCTAATGCTATTACTATTAGTGGAATTGCCTTATGTAATATTGAAATCTCATTTGTAGGAATCAGAGTCATGTAAGCTTTATGCTGAGCAAAAGGAAGAGGAAGTCAAGATTCTGGAACATTCTGTTGAGGAGCTTGAGGGTACAATAAATGTATTGGAGGAAAAGGTTAGTTGCATATCCGGTTCACTCATACATGGAAATTTATAAGGAAGTAATTCAAAGTTACCCAAATCCATGCGTGGCCTAGTGAGATAATTGTACTGGTCTTCTTATTGACTTTTTACTGGCTAAACCCTATTTCTCTCAGGTGCATGATATGGATGAGGAGGTGGGCAGACATCGTTTACTCAATGATTCTCTAGAAATGGAACTTCAAGCGTTGAAAGAGAGATTATTGTTAGTTAAAAATGTACCTTGGCATGCACATTCAGATAACAAAAGTGTTAATCCTGATGAGCTGATATCTAGGTTAGAACTCCTAAGTCCTatcatttctttgatttttgttgtTCTTTAATCTAGATCAATAAAACGTAAACTTGTTTTTGCTTTCAACTAATCATATGTTGTCACATTACTAAGAGTCCCACAATGATTACATGATAAGTCAAACTCTTGGTGAGTAAGGTCACATTAGATCATGCTTACAACAAACATTCACCCTGGAAGTTGATCAATTAATTTCTATGTATTATTGGCTTTTGATTTATTCTTGTATTGTTTCCTACTTGGCTGGAATAGGCATTTTTGCTTCAGTTATTGGTTTTGGATTTCCCTTCTCCGTTTCGTTAATCATACAAAAAATGCAAATGCAGGCAACTACCCACTAAAATGTTGGAACTTCATGAGGCACTAAATCGGATAAAGTTTCTTGAAAATGAAAATGCAGAGCAAGATAAGGAGGTATTCTCCTTAAATTCCAAGAAATTTCATTTCACCAAAAAGCTATGAAACTATATGACACCCTTCCTTTGTCTTTGTTTGGTTGTCtcacttttttctttatttggaaGATTAAAAAGTATCAAGAGTACATCTCTGAACTTGTATTGCATGCTGAAGCTCAAGCGTTGCAGTACCAACAGAAGGTGCATACAGAAGTTCATGTTCTTTTAACTACTTTTCTCGGTTGAATTTTGATTAATACTATTTTTGTCTGGATAACTCAAAACATAGTATCTCTATAATTCTTACCTCACTTTCACTTTTGCTTCCCAATCCTTCTGGGTTCAGTACAAGTGCCTTGAGTCCATGTTTCGTGAAGTGAAAGCAGAAAATTCAAACTCAACATCAATAGTATCAACATCAGAGAAAATGGAGAAAAGCTCAATAAGGACAAGAGGCTCAAGCTCACCATTCAGATGTATTTCGAATCTTGTTCATCAGATGCATCAGGAGAAAGAACAAGAATTATCAGCAGCAAGGTCTCGTGTGGAAGAACTTGAAGCACTTGCAGCTAGCCGGCTAAAGGAGGTATTTAGCCTTTTTGGTCAGTGTCCTTTGGTTTTTGTTTAATATATCCAAGAGAAGATAAAAAATATGTGAATCATGCCGTTATTCATCCAAACACAAATGAATATCTTCATTTTGTTTGGCTGGATATCTTTTAAAATGGATTCTTAAAGACTAAACTGTGGTGATGACAATTAACAGTTAAAAAAAtggattaaaattttatattggaTTAGGTCTGCATGCTGCAAACAAGGCTTGCTGCTGTTGAAAGCATGACTCATGATGTCATTCGAGACCTTCTAGGTGTCAAACTGGACATTACCAACTATGCTGTAAGTTTCAGCTTCTTTCTCATATTGTGGGATTTCCTGGATGCAATTCCTGATTGCATTGCAATTTTGCTTCTGATATGTTTTAGGATTTGATAGATCAAAATCAAATTGTAAAATTGTTAGAAGATGCTCATCATCAAAGAGAAGAATATTCTGCAAAGGTACCTAGTGCTGAGATTATGACCCAACTATATTTCACCCTTCAGTCACGTGTTTATCTTAGTTTTCACAATTTGTCATTAGGAAAAAGAGAACCTCAACCTGAGGCTGCAGATTAATGATCTCCTTGAAGAAAGAGAAAGGTTAGTACATTTGCAAAATCATCTGTCAACAAAGTTATTTTCCTGTATATCTGTAGAATCTATTAATTTTCCTGTATATAACTTCTATCCTTAATGTTTACTGATCAACCATGCATAGgaacttttttattttgtaaaattccATATAAATG is from Arachis ipaensis cultivar K30076 chromosome B01, Araip1.1, whole genome shotgun sequence and encodes:
- the LOC107635224 gene encoding kinesin-like protein KIN-12C produces the protein MERDQLHEEVCILNDKLEMASSLADEKEAIAMEARQESESCKLYAEQKEEEVKILEHSVEELEGTINVLEEKVHDMDEEVGRHRLLNDSLEMELQALKERLLLVKNVPWHAHSDNKSVNPDELISRQLPTKMLELHEALNRIKFLENENAEQDKEIKKYQEYISELVLHAEAQALQYQQKYKCLESMFREVKAENSNSTSIVSTSEKMEKSSIRTRGSSSPFRCISNLVHQMHQEKEQELSAARSRVEELEALAASRLKEVCMLQTRLAAVESMTHDVIRDLLGVKLDITNYADLIDQNQIVKLLEDAHHQREEYSAKEKENLNLRLQINDLLEERESCISELKTKEADVIAAQIAVQQLQERDQLLSAQNEMLKTDKTNLMRKIAELDDMLKKLIGKQNTQHVSQSSRIQVQGKGALDSSNNGLNRRFSQAERLSRVNEELARYCKSAGSNSHR